The genomic DNA CAAAACCGGACACCAACTCCCCGTTAAATTGATGCCACTGCCAAGCGCCTGAACTCCCTCGGTGAGCGATAGTTCAAGGCGCTGTGCGGATGCTGCTCGTTGTAGTGTTCGAAGGCAATCGCCAGGTTACGCAGCGCCGTTTCCCGATCCGGCTTGGGCATGTGCGCCACGTAGTCACGCTTGATCGTCTTCACGAAGCTCTCGGCCATGCCATTACTCTGCGGGCTACGCACTGGTGTGGTCACCGGCTGCAAGCCGATCTGCCGAGCAAACAGGCGCGTCTGTTCGGCGGTGTAGGCCGAACCGTTATCGCTGAGCCACTGCACCGGCGTTGCAGGCAGTTGATCACCGAAGCGCTTCTCCACACTTTCCAGCATCAAGTCGCGGATATCATCGCCGCTGTACCCGGTCGGGCTCGCGACCCAGCCGATGGCTTCGCGATCACAGCAGTCCAGGGCGAAGGTCACGCTCAGTTTAGCGCCGTCCTCACAACGGAACTCAAAGCCGTCCGAGCACCAACGCGTATCGCTGGTTTGCACCGCAATACGGCCTTCGTGCCGACGCGGCACGCCGGGTTGTTTGATCCGGCGCTCAAGCAGCAGGTTGTGATCACGCATCACCCGGTAAACCCGCTTCACGTTGATCGCAGGTAGCAGCTGGGTTTCACGGGCGCGACGCAGCAATCCCCAGACTCGACGGTAGCCATAGCTGGGCAGCTCGCTGACCTGTTGCTGGATTTCGGCCACCAACTCAGCGTCGTTCACAGGCCTGCTTCGCCGTGTCTTGGGCGATACCGATTGCTTGATTCGAACCGTTAATTGCGAGCGCGCCACACCGAGACATTCGCTGACCAGCTTCACTGGTCGTCCCCCGGCAACAAGGGTGAGTGCGCAATCCATTTTCGCGACCGGGCGATCTCCACGGCTTCTTTTAGGATTTCCGCTTCCATCGTTTTCTTGCCCAGCATCCGTTGCAGTTCACGGATCTGCTTGAGCGCATCGCTCAGCTCGGAGGCCGGCACCACGGCTTCGCCAGCACTGACCGCCGATAGACTGCCGTCCTGGTACAGCTTGCGCCACAGGAACAACTGGTTGGCATTGATGCCGTTGCGCCGAGCCACGACCGAAACGCTTTGTCCTGGTTCAAGGCTCTCTCGAACCATGGCCAGCTTTTGCTCTGGGCTCCAGCGGCGCCGCCGCTCCTGGCCCAAAAGCTCACCACTCTTATCGTTGCTATTAGTCATAAACATAACCGTTTGCCTATCCCTTATCGTAAGGGGGAAACGGTGTCCTGTCTTTCATGGGGCTCGTTCATACAAAACCCTCGACCATTCACCGCAGCGACTTCCAACTGGCTGAAGGCAAAAGCGATCAGCCGTTGCTGGTCAGCGGCCATTTCCTCGCGCTGACGCAACACCCGAAAGCCAAATGGAACGACCTTTGGCTGCTCACCGAAGTCCTCCACGAAGGCAAACAGCCGCAAGTGCTGGAAGAGTCGGTGACCAGCGACACCACCGCGCTCAAAGACGATTTCCACCAGGGTTACCGCAACCGCTTCCAGGCCACCCCGTGGGACGTGCCCAACCGCCCGCCGCTGCGCCATCCAAAACCGCGCATCCTCGGCAGCCAGAGCGCCGTGGTCACCGGCCCGAAAGGCGAAGAAATCCACTGCGACCAATACGGCCGCGTCAAAGTCCAGTTCCACTGGGACCGCGAAGGCCAGGCCGACGACAAAACCAGTTGCTGGCTCCGCGTCTCCAGCGCCTGGGCCGGCGCCCAGTACGGCGGCATCGCCATCCCGCGCATCGGCATGGAAGTGCTCGTCACCTTCCTTGAAGGCGACCCCGATCAACCGCTGATCAGCGGCTGCCTGTACCACAAGGAAAACACCGTCCCGTACGCCTTGCCGGCGAACAAGACCCGCAGCACCTTCAAGACCCTGAGCTCGATGGGTGGCGGCGGTTACAACGAACTGCGCATCGAAGACAAGAAAGGTCAGGAGCAGATTTATCTGC from Pseudomonas baetica includes the following:
- a CDS encoding IS3 family transposase (programmed frameshift), with translation MTNSNDKSGELLGQERRRRWSPEQKLAMVRESLEPGQSVSVVARRNGINANQLFLWRKLYQDGSLSAVSAGEAVVPASELSDALKQIRELQRMLGKKTMEAEILKEAVEIARSRKLDCALTLVAGGRPVKLVSECLGVARSQLTVRIKQSVSPKTRRSRPVNDAELVAEIQQQVSELPSYGYRRVWGLLRRARETQLLPAINVKRVYRVMRDHNLLLERRIKQPGVPRRHEGRIAVQTSDTRWCSDGFEFRCEDGAKLSVTFALDCCDREAIGWVASPTGYSGDDIRDLMLESVEKRFGDQLPATPVQWLSDNGSAYTAEQTRLFARQIGLQPVTTPVRSPQSNGMAESFVKTIKRDYVAHMPKPDRETALRNLAIAFEHYNEQHPHSALNYRSPREFRRLAVASI